The genomic interval ACGTCGTCGACCGCGGGGAGTTCATCGATCTCTTCTGGGCCGGGCCGGCATGAAATCCTTTTGTTCTTTTGGGCCGGAGAGACTTATGGGCCGTGGGACAATCATGCCATGAGCCCATCTAAGGCCTCTTATGTGTGGGCCTCAATTCCGGCTGTCAGCGCTCCATCtctttaattcatttttcacgTTATTCTAAACCGTTTGATTAGGTTCAGTCTTTCCAGAAGGTAAAGCTGAAGCTGGAGCGGCACGGAGATGCTCGTAACGCATGTATATTTACCCCTACGAATACATGTGTACACCCTATCCCTATATGTATATTTGAAAACTACTGttttcgtttcataatgtaagatgttttattttttttaacatttgactatttattttattcaaaaatttagtacaaatataaaaaatgacaagttgtgcttaaagttcttttgataataaagtaagtcacaagtaaaataaataatattttaacaatttttaaataagacaaatggtcaaacattacaagtaaaagaataaaacatcttatattatgaaacagaggagTAGGTTAACTACATCTTAAGATTGATGAGCTCACCATTAGTGAATAGATGCACTGACAGTTGTGTGTTCTGTTGTTGTTCACTGCTTCAAATCTTCAGTGGCACGGTGAAAGATTTGCTACTCGCGAACCTGTAAAGGAAAAGCTGGCATGGTTAGCGAAGTTCAGATCAGCAGCTATAAATCTTCTTCGGAAACACGGCAGCGTCTGAGGTTGTGGTTGGAAACAACTGCACAAGGAAGAGTAGAGGGCATGCTTAactgagcattttttttgcaatatacAAGGAGatcacttaattaattaaacagcTTATTGTACACTACATTTTTACATCCTAGCTGCTGAAGCCTCAACGCTCTTCGACCCATGCAaatgcattttctaagtttttataccaataattaattaatcatataaaaatctaCTGTTATATTTTTCACTCCGGTTTCTAACCCAATGAAAGAACACGGCCGGAGTATCCCCACAACCAAGCAGACGAAATGAGATCAtctaacataaattttgtgtCACAGGCATATAACATGAATCATATTTTGTGATCTCGCAACACTGGATTGTACACCACGTTTGATGAACGTTATTGCTAGGGATAACAATGGATTGAGTCATGTAGAGCGAATCCATCCCCAACCAAATACTCTCCTATCCATGCTCCATAGGGTGGTAGGACTTCGCATGTGCACCGTACCCGGCCGAGAATACTCAATGAAATTCAAATGAGTAATATCTCGATAGGTATATAGTTTAATAAAGAGCAACATAAccaataaaattagaaaattaccACCTATGACTTTAAAGAACAATACAAATTATCACCAAACtatcataattttaataaaattaaagatttaatgaatcaataaaaaaaaagacgagaGACCggccaaaaaatcaaactctaTGTATATTGAGTAAGACATTCGTTACCTATGAGGTAAATATAAAAGCTCCcatcgttttgcttttttaaagaaaaaaaggtgaaaatatgtttttgcaaacaaaaataacttttatatacatgtccataGGGAATCAAAAccgaaatatataaaacaaaccatgatgaaaaaacacaaaatcaaatctaaagttaacttctaaaatttaaattttggcttatatataagttgtaaCTGTAAAACGATGGGATCCAACAGCAGACAGACAAACAcatgaacaattttttttaaaaaaataaattaatgccCATATTCATCAAGCTAGCTTGGTACCCAGATCAGCCCACAAAATTGTCATCTGTACTACAGTAGTTTATCTATACTAAAACTAATCTTCTAGACTTCTGCCCATTCGCCAAGAATCAAGGAAATGCTTTCCGAGATCACGTTTCTGgctaagagcaaggctaataatatagccaacaaacCGGCTATAAGACTTCTTGTAGTAGCCCactcatataatggttagctttttatctttaatataAGACCCACATGTTTCTCTCACATGGTGTCTTGTTTCTTATGCTTGAGCTGGCTATAATCTCTCCTCCCGTCTCTAttccacatcagcatttagctggcttatagccagctattatacttgctctaaatcTGCAGCATCAGTGTCCCGATGACACCGTAAAAGTTAGTCCATTAGTTATCATTTCCTTTGCACTCTACTCCACCTAAACGAGGCCCAAACCTGGATATTCCTCCTCCACAACCAACCGGTCCCGCCGCCGGGGCTCGCCGGAgctccgccgccatggccagcgtggaggaggagacgagatgatggatggaggaggaggaaagggaAAAGGGAGTTCAATAGGAAATAATTTTAAGGTTATGGACCACTGTGAAAAATGTCCATCCATTGCTCTCTCTCAATCTGGACCGCACGACGTTGATCTAACGGCCACAGGCAATGCCGATCCCCAGAAGGAGATTTTGCAAGGCCCACTGccattaatattttcaaatgagCCCCTACGTATATTTCGAATATCACACATGAGCCACCTCTTGTTTAGCCAGTGGCCGTGGCCGTAGCCATCGCCGTTCCGGCTAGGTCCGGCCGTCGGCTTCGCTCTGCATCTGCTGCTCCTCTGACGCAAGCAAGTGGGAGATCGTGAGGGGACATGAGGTGGGCACGTGAGGGAGGGCCGGGCACGCGCTGTCTGTCTCGTTCGTCTcggctccctcctcctcgcacTAAAAAAAGCCGTTCTTGATGGCCATGGAGATCTTGGGCCCCCCCAATGGCGGAATCTTCTCGGCAAGATGGCCATTGATGGCTGTACTTGGTGAACGGCGTTGCAACCAGCAGGGCTTGCAAATCTGTGAGTCTAGCAAGAGTACTACACTACTACAGTCTAGTTGGCCTTACCGCTGCAATGGCGGTGGTCCTCTTGAAGAGAATTGATGAGCGAACCTGTAATAATGTTGTTTCTCTGAAGATCTGAAGACTTCTTGCACAAGTGATGTGGAACTGCAGCTCTGAAGTCCTGGTGTTCTTGGCTTGCACGGCCAAAGATTTTTATTACTGCAAACCTGTAAAAGGGATAAATTGGGTGGCATGGGCTAGTTTCAGATCACCAGCAAGAGCATTAGTGTTCTTCTGACACTGTGGCAACGTTTCAGGTTGTGGTTGGGCACAAGGGAGAGGAGCAGATTGGTGTGCTAAGCTGGTAATTAAACATTTGCAATGTGCAGCAGGGACAAGGAGAAACAGGAGAACATGGCAAATTTAATCCAAGTGACAGTTTTTGCAAGGTCAAGCGTGCCACATGACATGGGGATCGGTctcatcattttgtttttctcggTCTCTGGGTTAATCACATGAGGTCAAGTGTGCCATGTGTCTGAAGTTCTGAACCACATGCTGATGAACAGGATTCCGGTAACatgtttgatgtttttttggaaGTCTCAACCGAAGAAAGAAGTCAAGAACACACATGTGACGACGGGCAGGCATGAGGCATTGGACAGATGCCCGACATGAAAGGGATGAGGCATACAGAAACTTCTGCAGATTACAGATCATGAGTTCAGGACTGTACAAGGTAGACACCCTGGTATGAAACTATATGAAGCGTGAACTGAACCATTTGAGGACTGATGAGATGAGATTAGCAGGAAATGGatagaaaagaaaactgaAACAAACATTTATTTGGGGGGCATTAAACCTGCCGACTGTTTCTGTCCTGATAAATGTTTGAAGTTTCTGACGCGGATTCATTGCCAATAGAACAGCAGCCTTACACAGTTAATTTCTTATTAAGGACTAATTTATTGCCATTTTCCATTGCATAtagaataaaacaaaagttcAAAAGTTCAATTAAACCCCATAATTACGGAGAAAATGAGGCCATATCGTTATCacttaaacaaaaataatgtatttttcctcgttttattttatctGGGAACAGTTTGTTTTCTGCTTGTACCGAGCTGCTGCTACTACCAGTCTACCACTATACTTTACCTTTGTGCTTTTACAGCCTTTCTCAGCGCGGTACACGCTGCTGACTCCGGTGACCATAGAGAAAGGCAATGGGATGAGATGCGATCTTGCTAGTTGCCTTGCCAGCCACTGGTCATTGCCACTGGCACACTGCCGCTTCTGGGAGCGTCGGCCATGGTATGCTACTGTGCTTCACCCCTCCACTCCCTCCACCCCAAGACTGGATCTTTTTCCTAACCTTCTTCTTCCCCTGACCACAGCCTTAGCTCTTCTCTTGATCTGTTCCCCGTTTCTTGGATTCAAAGATTCGTCTTTTTTTCCGGTGCATTCTGATGTTTGTTGGTTGGCCTCTGCCTTCTGGTTGGTGTTGCATTGGTTCAGTGGTTGGTGGGATGTAGACGAAGAACAGTGGGCGGTGAATAATGCGGTTTCTTCTAGCTCTGGTTGGGAGATCCTCACTTGAGCCTGTCAGTTTCGCTTGCAATGGAGGCATCTTCCTATGTTCTGCAGTAGCATTGCCCTTCTAGGTTCTTGGCGTGTGCAAAAGGTTCCTTCTTTCATCAGCGCTTCGAGTTTCTAATCCGTTCCGCCCTAAAACTCTCGATGCAACGTTTTTCTCTTTGTCTTTTAACAATTTTGTTCATTGGTACTCTTTTcctaatatattttactaaaTAAAGTAAAGGGCACATCTATCATCTATGTTATTATCAGTTcctacatttttcttttcttgtttgcaTCTTGTAGTTTGTTTTGCCCATTCACTTTGTTGACCACTACTTTTGGCTTAATGCAGTGCCATGATTATTCTATCTTCGCATGCTATGGAACTATCTCATGACCTAGTCCATTCTTCTGTACTTCTTTAGGAATTTCATGAATGGGAGGTAATTATTTCTACTGCTGAATCATCTGAGCCCACATTTATGTGTCACGGTTCAGTAGACATATTTCCTGCCTTATCTAACTATGTTGCATACATGACAttcccctttcttttttccattaGTGATCCATATAAACCTTCCACAATGGAAGGGTAAATTTCGTGTGCTTTTCAGGCTCCTTGCACTTTGTTTTGCATGGAAGCATGGTATATTTCACAGTTGCTTGAATGCATACTTTGAAGAAGTGGAAGCATCTTTTGTTGTTGCACAAGATGCACCGCGCTGCTGCTCAATTCTGAGCACGGAAGACATTGCGACACATCGTGCCTCCGTTGCAGTTTATTTCCCTCATTTGTGCCAATGGCGTCTTTGGTCCGTCATGATTCGAATTCCACGCAGTACTCATGGTGGTGGGTTAGCCACATCAGTCCCAAAAATTCCAAATGGCTTCAGGAGAATCTTACAGGTATGCTATCTTTCTTGTGAATCCATTGGTCATATTATGCAGTATTGGTGAAAAGAATACATATAGATATAAGTTAAATGATCATGAATTTCTGTTTAGCCTCACATTAAACTTTACTTTTGAACACTCAAAGTTAACATGTGCTTGGAATCCATTCATGTGAATGTAGTACACATTCAGTTCTATGTTCTGCCAGCATGGATAGTTCATTACAACAGGGTTTGTGCTGGAAATATATCTTCTTAGTGGTGTGCTAAACTATTTGATGATTTCAGTAAATTCTAGGATAATATTTGATATAGATTAAAAATGCCTGAGTTACTCCTATCAAACGTTTACCTTATAAGGAAACAAACTGAAGTAAAGTTTGGATGTAATCATATTTGGCTGCTCCATTTTTTCATGTTCCTTAATCAACATGAACTAAATAGCATATTGTTATTCCCCTGATCATTCGTGGGGCTGTCTCCGTGCAAGAACTCATATATTTTACGAATTACGAGGGTTCTTGTGGATTCCAAAAGATATATCTGGCAGCTGGGAGTCAATCAATTGgaaatatgtattttagtgCCTACAATTTTTAGTGAGAAGGGAGGTGATAAACAAAACAGATCCATGGAGTTAACAAATTTTATGCTTAATCTTCAAATAACTTTTACTTGTCACAGATTGAGCCAACAGTAACCGTTAGCTGTTAGTAATAGCACACATTGTTCTGGATTACAAATGAAAGCATACCACTTGTGTCATGGTTATCAAATACTCCTTGAAATTGAACAAATCTAGTCCTCTAGCAGTAATACATAAACCTATCTTTCATTTTCTGTAATTAATATTGCACTCAGGCTAATATGTTTCTATATTCCACTTCACAAcaacgtaaaaaaaattagtatcaGGAATTAGAGTAATCACCAAAGTATGCATCGCCATCATGTGTCAATATTTGGATATATGCATATGGTGGGTGGGCTTTTATATGCTGGGAGTTGGCCGGGGTTCAGTATGGATTATTGAAACTGAACTAACTGAAATCTGGTAAACATTGAATGACACATAGCTAAATGAGTTTCTTCTGTTAACAGACATGGATGTGATGGTCAAAGCAATGATCAAACTTATCAATGAAGACGCTGATTCTTTTGCAAGAAGAGCAGAAATGTACTATAAGAAACGCCCTGAGCTTATGAATCTCGTAGAGGAGTTCTACAGAGCATACCGTGCTTTAGCAGAAAGGTATGATCAGGCCACTGGTGCACTGCGGCAGGCCCACCGGACAATCTCAGAGGCATTTCCAAATCAGATGCCATCAATGTCTGAGGACTCTCCATCCTCTGGCCTGGATGTGGAACCACGTACACCGGAAATGCCAATGCATGCCCGTGCACCATTTGATCTGGATGATCTGCTCAAGGATGCAGCTGGTGTATCGGCACACCCTTTTACGGTCAACAGGAATGGTACACAGCCTGATGACATGGGTTTTTCGTCTAGCCGCAAAGGTCTTAAGCAGTTCAGTGATTTGTTTGCAAGCAGTGACGGTAATCACCGAGTCAATTTTTCTGATGGAAAAGTAAGGAAAGGTCTCAATTTTGAAAGCCCAGATGCTAAAGGCAAGACAGATGAGAGTAATGATATCATGAATTTGCAACATGAAGTTTCCAAATTGTTAACAGAGAGCCAAAGTCTGAAACAACAAATCTCATCAGAGTCTCAGCGGGCGAACAAGGCTGAGAGTGAAATCCATAGCCTCAAGGACACCATTTCATGTTTGATGTCTGAGAAAGACACAACCTTTATGCAGTACAATGAATCTACCAGAAGATTGTCAGTTTTAGAATGCGAGCTCTCCAAGGCACAGATGGAACTCAAGAAACTCTCATCAGAGTCTCAGCGGGCGAACAAGGCTGAGAGTGAAATCCATATCCTTAAGGACACCATTTCAAGTTTGATGTCTGAGAAAGACACAACCTTTATGCAATACAATGAATCTACCAGAAGATTGTCAGATTTAGAACGCGAGCTCTCCAAGGCACAGATGGAACTCAAGAAACTCTCATCAGAGTCTCAGCGGGCGAACAAGGCTGAGAGTGAAATCCATATCCTTAAGGACACCATTTCAAGTTTGATGTCTGAGAAAGACACAACCTTTATGCAATACAATGAATCTACCAGAAGATTGTCAGATTTAGAACGCGAGCTCTCCAAGGCACAGATGGAACTCAAGAAACTCTCATCAGAGTCTCAGCGAGCAAACAAGGCTGAGAGTGAAATCCATAGCCTTAAGGACACCATTTCAAGTTTGATGTCTGAGAAAGACACAGCCTTTCTTCGATACAATGAATCTACCAGAAGATTGTCAGATTTAGAACGTGAACTCTCCAAGGCACAGATGGAACTCAAGAAACTCTCATCTGAATCTCAGCGGGCAAACAAGGCCGAGAGTGAAATCCATAGCCTTAAGGACACCATTTCGTGTTTAATTTCTGAGAAAGACACAACCCTTCTGCAATATAATGAATCCACCAGAAGACTGTCAGTTTTAGAGTGCGAGCTCTCTAAGGCACATATGGAGCTCAAGAAACTGTCAGATCATATGGCTATGGAAGTTGACAAGCTAAAATGTGCTGAATCACAGAACAGTGCAATGCAGTCTGAGCTTGAAACTCTTGATCAGAAGGTCAGGGTTCAGGAACAAGAACTTGAGCAAAGTAGAAAGGAGATAGAAAGCTTTCACTTAAATCTACAAGATAAAGTGGCCAAGCAGAAACAAGCTGAAGATGCTCTATGCTCCTTAGAGAAGCAGTACAGCCAATCGCAGAAAGAAGTAAATAGGTTGACTCTTGATATGGAGATGGCAAATGATAGATTGAATGACTTTAATCTGATGAAGCTCAATCTGGAGAATACAGTCTGTGAGCTGAAGAAGGAAGTCATGAGCCTAGAACTGAAGATACAAATACTGGTGCAAGAACTTGaacagaagagagaagaggctGATGCCATGCATGCTCAGTTGCAAGATGAACGCTCCAATCACATGCAAAAGGAAGCAGCTCTTCGTGCATTGGAGAACTTAGTTTCCCAGTCTCAAGAAGAGGCTAAAAGGATGGCACAAGACCTTGAGCACTCAAACAAGAAGTTGAATGACCTGGAAAATAATAACCTGAAATTGCATGACCTGTCTCAAGGACTCAAGAAGACGGTTTTAGAGCTGAATTCTAAGAAAGATTCTGCACTTCTTCAACAGCAGAAGTCCTCGGAGAAGGTATCTTATTTGGAAGCACAAATTTTAGTAGTGCGGTCAGAAATGGAGAAGATTGTACAGAAAGCTCAGATACTAGATCAGGAACTTGAATACAAGAACAAAGAGGTCACTGAACTCCAAAGTAGTTTGCAGGAGCAAGTCCAGAAGTGTATTCTTGCTGAAACATCTCTCCTCAGATTGGAGGACCTTCATACGAAGTCACAGGAAGAAGCTAAGAAACTAGCACATAATCTTGAAAGTTTAAGCAAGCAGCTTACTGAGGTTGAAAATGATAAGCTGGATCTGCAGAACATTTCGCGAGAACTTGAGAATACTATCTCAGAGATGAATTCTGAGAATAATTTGCTGCTACTTCAacagcagcagtccttggaGAGAGTGTCTTACTTAGAGGCTCAACTTTTAGATGTGCTGTCAGACCTGGAGAAAAACAAGCAGAAAGTCCAATCGCTGGAAGAAAACCTCACACATAAGAGTGAGGAGTTGAGTGGCcttcaaaataatttagaagaTGAAGGCCATAAACGAATGCATGCTGAATCAGCCCTTAGAATGGTGGAAAATATGCATGCCAAATCCCAGGAAGAAGTGGCTAAGCTAGTTATTGATCTTGGTAAGTTAGAAAACGAGTTAAGTGAATTGTGGGGCAGAAATTCAAGCATGGAAGAACTATCATGTGAGCTTCAGAACACCATCTCCCTTCTGAATTCTGAGAAAGATGCAGCACTTCTTCAACAGCAGCTGTCCTCTGAAAGAGCATGTGATCTGATGTCACAACTCTCAAAGATGCAGTTGGAGCTGGAGAAGGCTGAGCAGAAGATGCAGATGACGGAGCAAGAACTTGCAGATAAGAGTGGAATGGTGGATTCTCTGCAGTTGAGTTTGCAAGATGAGGGCGAGAAACGTGTGCAAGCTGAGACAGCTCTCATTTCATCAGGGAACTTGTACTCTCAATCACAGGAACATGTGAATAGGTTAACCCTGGAGATTGACATGTTGAATGTAAAATTGAATGAGATGGAGAACACGTCTTCTGAGTATAAGAACACCATCTTGCTTCTGAATTCCGAGAAAGACATGAGTCTTATTCAGTGCAAGCAGTCCTTGCTAAAAATATCTGAGCTGGAGTCTAAACTCTCAGGGATGCAGGCTGAACTAGATAATGCTGAACAGAAAGTGCAAATGCTGGATAAAGAACTCAACCAGAAGAGAGAAGTGATAGACAGTATGCAGACTAGCCTGCAAGATGAAGCCCAGAAGCGTATTAAGGGTGAAGCAGCTCTTCTCACGATGACTAATCTGCATTCTCAGTCTCAGGAAGAAGTTAGAAGGTTGATTTTGGAGATTGAGACACTACATGGCAAATTGAATGAGATAGAGAACAGTAATGGGGACCTCATGAACATGGTATGCAAGCATTCTGAGGAGATACATATGCTTAGTGAGCAAAATATTTCTTCTGAGTTAACTATTAGAGGTCTTCATGATCAACTGGAGATGTTTAAGGAAATGAACATAGGTCTTCAGAATGAAGTGGGGATCCACATTGGCGAGATGGAAATCCTTCAACAAGACTTGTCCCGTCAGAAAGAAGATAAGGTTATTCTGGAGAAGCAAATCTGTTCTTTGGAACATGAGATGAAGGCAGTAAGCATAAGGTTCGCAACCCAACAGCATTTAGTTGAGGAATTGCAGAATAAGAATATCGAATTGAAGGAGGTATGCAACACACATGATGTAAAAAAGACACTCCTCTTAGAGAAACTTCGCAGCATGGAGGAGCTATCAGAAGAGCATTCAATCTTGAAGAaatcattttcaaatttaattgtTGAAATGGAAGACCTGAAGGAAAGTGTAAAAGAACTAGAAGCTTCCAAAAGCTCTCTGGAATATGATGTTTCGTTGCATGCTGCCGAGAAGGATGCTCTAGTGTTAGAACTAGATGCCCTAGGTAAAACATACTCTGATAGTTTGGATGAAAAATCCATTCTGGAAGCCTCATTGTCTAATGTGAATTCTGAGCTTAAAGAATTGATATTAAAGTACAAAGATTCAGAAGAGTCCTCCTGGTCTTATCTTGCTGCTAACACTGCTCTTGTTGCTGAAAAGCACAAACTACTCTCCCAGGTATGGCCTAGCTACTCATTACCTATCAAATTACACCTTTTTACAAACTCCCTCACCTTTTAGCGGTATTATCTAGCATGAACCATTTAATATTTGACTTTGGGTACATATTAACGAGTGCTAGTTTTAAGGTTAGGGCACATTTCTTAATAGCCTGATAGTTGCTAACTTTTGTAATTAGGGTCAACCAATTAAGggtcagattttttttgtgcgtGCATGTGGGCAAGAACATCTAGcatattcttttcttcttatgTGACGTTTATCTACTGGTTGTTACCTGTTAGGGCTCATCAAATCATGGGTGTTTTTGTATCTTTGTGAGAATTTCTAGGCTGTGCCAGGTGTTCTTCTTTTGTGAGCATGTTAGACAGTATCCTTTCCTTAGATTTTTGAACCATGGGCCAATCATCTATTATCATATATTAGATTGTTTTCTTTATTCATGAGTTGATTGATCGGAGTCATACCTATCTGACTTCCATCTTCTTGGCTGTCAGCTGGAAAGCACCACACTGTCTTTGAAATTCCTGGAGGATAAGCATTCTGATCTGGGAGACAGTCATGCATCTTTGTTATCAGAGAGGGATCTTTTATGCAACCAAGTAAAGAATATGCAAGATCAGTTGGAAATTAAAAATGAACAACATGAAGCTCTGCTCAAGTTGCACCAAATGCAGGTAAATGATTACGAAGAGATGGCTTCTTCTCTGCAAGAGAAAATTTGTCATATGGATCAGAGACTTGAACATGAGCAGCATAAATGTGCAGATGCTTCAATCAGCACATTGATCTTGAAGCATAGTTTGGCTGATGCAAGAGATAAAAATCTTGCTCTCTTCAATGAATGCCAGAAGTTCATAAAGGCCACTAATTCTGCCGAGGCACTAATTGCACGGCTTAATGAGGAAGCCagacaagaagaagaggacAAGAAAGCATTGCTGCAGCGCTATGAAAAATTAAGGGATGGGATCTCAGAGCAAATTAACATTCTCAATATCTGTAAGGATTTAGGACCTCCTGATGTGGTTCACGATGAAATTATGCTGCAGACTATGTCTCGTGAAACTTTCAACCATGTAAAACATATAGAGGAAACTGAAGAGAGAAATGTCTTTATGGATGCTGAGCTATCTGTTCTTGGAACAATTCTGGCACAAACAGTGATTGGTTTCAAAGCTCTGCACCTGCAGAACTGTGAACTTGTGGAAGAAATTGAGACAGGAGCAGCAGAATTGCTTtttctgcaaaagaaaaatcacaaGCTTATTGAATTGAATGAGCAGTTGAAGCAAAAATTGCAGCAAGGTGACAATAGAGAGGAGATGTTGAAGATTGAAATACTGGGTTTATGCAAGGAGCTATCAGGCTTGAGAGAGTCCTACCAGACTTCTCAAAATGAAATTTGCAACCTAACTGAGAAATATGAGTCCTTGCTGCAGgagtacaaatttttagttgaGAAGTACAATGCTTTGGATGATGAGAATGCTGCTGTTCTCGCAGAATGCATAAAGCTCGACCTCCTGTCTTCATTCTTTCGTGATCGGACTGATGAGGCTGCATCTGTTTTGGTTTCTCTTAACAATGATATGACTATATTGGGTTCACGTAGGAATGAACTTGATCGTGAGGTTACCATGCTCAACAGAAGATATAAGGTTCTTGAAATGAACTTTAAGCACCTCAAGTGCACTCTGGAGAACTTGTTGGAGGCTCTAGGAAGTCGCTTAGTTCTTTCAGAGTTTGATTCTAGCACAACCAAAATCATCTGCCAGGAATTAGCCATTGAAGGTAAGAGTGCCATGACACAGTTGATGCAGAAGGATGATAAACTACGCAAAATAGATGAGAAAGTTCAATTCTTACAAGAGACAAACCAGGAATTGTGCAGAGTTC from Oryza brachyantha chromosome 3, ObraRS2, whole genome shotgun sequence carries:
- the LOC102714898 gene encoding protein NETWORKED 1D-like, which gives rise to MASLVRHDSNSTQYSWWWVSHISPKNSKWLQENLTDMDVMVKAMIKLINEDADSFARRAEMYYKKRPELMNLVEEFYRAYRALAERYDQATGALRQAHRTISEAFPNQMPSMSEDSPSSGLDVEPRTPEMPMHARAPFDLDDLLKDAAGVSAHPFTVNRNGTQPDDMGFSSSRKGLKQFSDLFASSDGNHRVNFSDGKVRKGLNFESPDAKGKTDESNDIMNLQHEVSKLLTESQSLKQQISSESQRANKAESEIHSLKDTISCLMSEKDTTFMQYNESTRRLSVLECELSKAQMELKKLSSESQRANKAESEIHILKDTISSLMSEKDTTFMQYNESTRRLSDLERELSKAQMELKKLSSESQRANKAESEIHILKDTISSLMSEKDTTFMQYNESTRRLSDLERELSKAQMELKKLSSESQRANKAESEIHSLKDTISSLMSEKDTAFLRYNESTRRLSDLERELSKAQMELKKLSSESQRANKAESEIHSLKDTISCLISEKDTTLLQYNESTRRLSVLECELSKAHMELKKLSDHMAMEVDKLKCAESQNSAMQSELETLDQKVRVQEQELEQSRKEIESFHLNLQDKVAKQKQAEDALCSLEKQYSQSQKEVNRLTLDMEMANDRLNDFNLMKLNLENTVCELKKEVMSLELKIQILVQELEQKREEADAMHAQLQDERSNHMQKEAALRALENLVSQSQEEAKRMAQDLEHSNKKLNDLENNNLKLHDLSQGLKKTVLELNSKKDSALLQQQKSSEKVSYLEAQILVVRSEMEKIVQKAQILDQELEYKNKEVTELQSSLQEQVQKCILAETSLLRLEDLHTKSQEEAKKLAHNLESLSKQLTEVENDKLDLQNISRELENTISEMNSENNLLLLQQQQSLERVSYLEAQLLDVLSDLEKNKQKVQSLEENLTHKSEELSGLQNNLEDEGHKRMHAESALRMVENMHAKSQEEVAKLVIDLGKLENELSELWGRNSSMEELSCELQNTISLLNSEKDAALLQQQLSSERACDLMSQLSKMQLELEKAEQKMQMTEQELADKSGMVDSLQLSLQDEGEKRVQAETALISSGNLYSQSQEHVNRLTLEIDMLNVKLNEMENTSSEYKNTILLLNSEKDMSLIQCKQSLLKISELESKLSGMQAELDNAEQKVQMLDKELNQKREVIDSMQTSLQDEAQKRIKGEAALLTMTNLHSQSQEEVRRLILEIETLHGKLNEIENSNGDLMNMVCKHSEEIHMLSEQNISSELTIRGLHDQLEMFKEMNIGLQNEVGIHIGEMEILQQDLSRQKEDKVILEKQICSLEHEMKAVSIRFATQQHLVEELQNKNIELKEVCNTHDVKKTLLLEKLRSMEELSEEHSILKKSFSNLIVEMEDLKESVKELEASKSSLEYDVSLHAAEKDALVLELDALGKTYSDSLDEKSILEASLSNVNSELKELILKYKDSEESSWSYLAANTALVAEKHKLLSQLESTTLSLKFLEDKHSDLGDSHASLLSERDLLCNQVKNMQDQLEIKNEQHEALLKLHQMQVNDYEEMASSLQEKICHMDQRLEHEQHKCADASISTLILKHSLADARDKNLALFNECQKFIKATNSAEALIARLNEEARQEEEDKKALLQRYEKLRDGISEQINILNICKDLGPPDVVHDEIMLQTMSRETFNHVKHIEETEERNVFMDAELSVLGTILAQTVIGFKALHLQNCELVEEIETGAAELLFLQKKNHKLIELNEQLKQKLQQGDNREEMLKIEILGLCKELSGLRESYQTSQNEICNLTEKYESLLQEYKFLVEKYNALDDENAAVLAECIKLDLLSSFFRDRTDEAASVLVSLNNDMTILGSRRNELDREVTMLNRRYKVLEMNFKHLKCTLENLLEALGSRLVLSEFDSSTTKIICQELAIEGKSAMTQLMQKDDKLRKIDEKVQFLQETNQELCRVLRDLEAAVGDAEGVKGDLERKITTLTEQCAVQDNEIRLLCEANTTLQVDVGIHKQKEESLTSTLQTMRKEAELHEREINLLVCDTITCSVNAMIYEEQVLEVLMEREALETRFCTKRDMLMKEISSRDAYVDDLQKRVASMTDENTGLKAELTTYLRLLASLSDQIRVLEELEDGTLLLSELNKEGKLEFVQKDRHGLESQDDSSGALKLHSLIARVEALQVVILDAKGRRDKEFTESASQLEAANIEIQELKTRKGLNTKEQYTEDDRQKYDADDSKGKHVQIMKDIELDQVSTCSLYGAGATIYPLGGDANVELNDEMLQLWEAAERDCRNQTAKSSSSEHDIQAVEEVKSEYPSFELARGRDLGIDRLEISAASLEPQQLWSKNVLEKLSSDAQRLSIVQASIEEIKQKIVGASKGKSTISTEYNSIRAQLQELDGFVLEQIDFNSNLTKKAENYPAFEVSAELEGYSSRRKISEQVQKGSEKVAKLELELQKMQYVLLKLEEEHEYKRAKVPEKRSRVLLRDYMSGRKEKSDAGQKKKKRIPFCGCVRIKSRTEP